In Rutidosis leptorrhynchoides isolate AG116_Rl617_1_P2 chromosome 6, CSIRO_AGI_Rlap_v1, whole genome shotgun sequence, the DNA window AAGGATGTCGCCTAAAGGTCCGATGAATAGTGAAGACTATTTGattttatgtctgcaaaataacttaatcTTGTCTATAGCACTTAAAAGCATATTTCTAATTCTGCGACTTTACATAATAGAATATTATTACTCCGTATATCTTATATCTTCGGAAAAACAAGCAATTTACAGTAAAAACATCTATGCACGCACAAACATAAGACATACTAAGACATATGAGTTAAAACAGTATTGAGCAGATTAGCATTGCACTGCGCAAAGATAAGATTATCTGTGTAAATTCATGTTCATTAGTTAATGCTTTTGTGAGAGGGAATAACAGTGAACAGCTACCGAGTTACTAAACTGATATATGATCAAATTGTTACTAGTTTGTTGAACAAATGATACGTAGTATTATTTATGTATTTGCATAATAATGTATATCCAAAACAAAGTAACCAAAACTCACTTCTACCAGTAcactagtaattacataataatcattGTATAACAGCACCCCAAAAATATATCAAGAAAAATAAAATAGAAttcatataaaaataataaaacaagCAGAGTTTCTTCATGTATGGGGGAAACTTGTTTGAACCCAAACTGCAGTATCCATCTGTTAACCCCTTAACTGTCTTCAACTGTACCTGGACAACTTCCTTTCAGATATCTGCAATTgttgtataataataattaaaaaatattaatataccCACAATTAAATAAGTATTTCTTTATAAACGATCATAACATGCTCAAGTTTCTTCAAAATAGAATTATGCTCACCTGTAAGTGTCTAGCTACTTTGTTGTTTTATtgtccattttttatttttatgcattttcctGAAATGttgaaaaatatatatttatacatcaaTAACAGCTACTAAATTGGGAATCTTGACCAAATGCTCCAACAATTGAGCATGCCACTTCCAATAATTTCCCTGCATTTTCAAATAATCAAACGAAATTATAAGTATATGGTCACTTGCACAAGTGGCAAATCATTGTAGCATTATTAAAACTCAATTTTTAAAAATGGCATAGTAAGACAAAAGATTGATTACCATAAAGAAAAGAAAACATATAAAAAGTCATCACAAAATCACATAAACTGTCTATATGGTACCATGTCATAATTGTTTACACCTTTCATCTTTTCTCCAAATAAAATGATTTGAATATGATAATAAGATATATAACACCGGTAACAATATTTTAATCATCTTTCCTATAACAAAGAACCTTTCTTATAATGGACCAGAAACACAAAAGCCTCCAAAAAAGATTAAACGTGTAGGGCTGTAAATGAGCCAAGCTACTCGTGAACTACTCGAGCTCGACTCATTAAAAGCTCGATTCGAGCCGAGCCCAAAAGAGCTAAGCCCGAGCTTGAACACATTTCAAAGATCGTTTAATAAACGAGCTCGAGTTCAAGCTTTCAATATCGAACTCGAACAAGttcgcgagcctaaacgagcttttcatttatatacaataaatttatatttttatgataatattatATTCTACATATGATTACACAATAacaataatttatatgtatattacttAATGTAATAAtagtaaattataaattataattatatatattatacgcgatcaaaaattatataaaaaataataatgtatTATTGTTATCGTTTTATTATATTAACAACAAAATTTATAATCATATAATTaacgagcctaaacgagctcgagctttTAAAAATTTTAACGAGTCGAGCTCTTAAAAATtttaacgagtcgagctcgagctTAATACAGTGAGCTCGAACCGAGCCGAGTTAGAACTCTTAAAATTTAAACGGGCCGAGCTCGAGCCTAGCCTCTGGCTGTGTaataaatatgataaaaactaggGACCGTATATGCAAATTACTCCAAACTTTATAAGTATTTGTACATCATGCATATAATGTTTGTAGAAATGCATTGTTATATTGAATTGTAGACTATTTGTAGTTATCATAATACGAAAAATATGTGGACACCACTAAAAAGGTCAACCATCCAACGTTGAAAACCAAACCTACAGAAAAGTCAATATTAGGAATGACTGATACAGTGGTAATTCATACCAAGAAGATTACataaattatcatttatcatttaccAAACAAGAGgataataattaataaacataagattaaataaaggaaaatgataTCTATACACTCAATTTTGATACCAATTTTTTACACAGTTTCCCAAAATACCCTTCATATTTTCTCTACATCCACCTAACTATTATACACATATAAAGGTATTTTGGGAAAGGTAAGTGATTCTCACACGCCACTTTTTGATCCATCTACACTTTTGTCCCATAAATTCACAATTATACCCATAAATTAATTTAGGGAGTTCAACTTATTTTATTAATCGAATtataattaagggtataatagtaaATTAGGTTTAGATAGATCAAAAAAatagtgtgtgaggatcacctcccgCCCTTTGGGAAATGATAAAAATATGGTGGATAATATCACCTCCCTTAACTAAAAGCAGGAGAGGGGCCCAAAAGGGAAAGATCATAAAACAGTGACAGTTATGTTAGGCTTAAAGTGCAACTGTGCAAGTATAACTACACATGGTACAATATGATGAAGCATGAATACAGGTCAGAAACAGGCTGTTGTCAAAAGAGATGTAGTCAACTCTGTGGTAGATATTGAAGAACATGGGTTTCAGCAGGAGTTGTAAAGATTGTATATTGCAACAACAATTAACCTTTAACTAATTATAAGTTTTATCAACCTTTCAAGTCTTCCAAATTGCAGAAATTAACTTGCAGCTTTAAAAGTTTAGTTctctaattatatataatataatgaatTAGGGGTGTTCACGGTCCGGTTTGGTCCGGTTTTGACTAAATTAACTATGCTTGTTACCCTTTGTAATAGGAGTAATATGTATGTACATTATGCAACTAAGGAACACGTATATACACCGTTGCATATATGCTTGTTACCCTTTGTAATAGTAAtaacatacatgcatacataaaTCATATGTATTAATAGAAACTTACTTTATTGatgtatcaaaaaaaaaaaaaaatctatcatatatattatttttgtttaTAGAGATATGATTTATGAACATATAACATATTACATACAATATATAATATTGTTTAATAGTCTGATCCGGTCCGGCTTAACCAGTCGGTGGCCTAATAAAACCGTAAACCAGACTGAGTTTTGCGGTTTGGTGATTTTCAAACTGGCGGCCGGACAACTAATATCCAAAAGTGGACCGAACCAACTAAATCGATACGGTCCGACCAGTTTTTGCGGTTCAACGGTTTTATGAACACTCCTATAATGAATAATTATCTATGATCCAATTCTGCTGAAATACCAAAAATATGTTTACGGTTATGGACTTATGGCCCGTAGCTGAGCCCCATTTACGATGCAAAGTCACAAGCCTAAACTACACATTAAGCAAATTACATAGAACTTATGTCACACTATCCTGTGTACTAACAGTAGGGAAGATAAGTTCTACTCGTACAAAATACTACACTACACATGCATTAATTCATACTAAGTCTTGGAATTACTATCGTCTCTAAGCATCAAACGATACGGGTAACCATAAGAATTAAACAAATCATAAATCAATACAGCAGTCATAAGTAATAAGTTACGAACGCACCTCTATTTTGCTTAGCGACAACTTTTGTCTGCGTTGCCGAAACATCCTCGTTACCCGCCTTCGGTTTCTCAACTGTTGGTTCCACCGGAAACAAAACCCCATCAATACCCTGCACCGATATCCTCCAGTCCATATAAATATCCGGGTCAAACAAATAAGCTGACTCCTCACCCGACCCGAATTTCACTGACCCGTCAGCCTCCTCAGCCACCACCTTATGTGGCAACCGTAATGTATCATACTGAACCTTGCCAAAACGACGTACAGAATTATACATACTCTCTTCCGTTTGATACTCTGGTATTATATGATAGTACATTATCAACTCCGGTGCACCAGGATCACTTAGCTGGTCGGTTGTAAGTTTAGCCATAGCTTCATCGTTCGGTGCCAACACCGTTAAAACATAACCCTCGGAAACCAGTTTTCCCATCTCTGTCGCTAATGATGTTAAATTTACCAAAATGTCGGCTAATTCGTTGTAACCGCCATAATGTAGTAGCGTTTGGATGAAGTCTTTCACCTGGTATTATGCATAAATGATGGTGAGCTCATAAGCCATTAAAACCCGAGTTTATTTGATTTGGAAATATCAAAAAATCAATAAGTCCATAGAATAACCTAATCAAACTATCATAAGTTAAAATTAAAACTAACataattatatgttacatatattaatattaatatcaaatatcaaatataTACGTAGTATCAGTTAAAACATATTATATTCATTTTTATTTACCTGGCTCTCTCCATCGAAATGATGGTGGGCGCCACCCGGGCCTGGTGCAGGTGCGGGAGCCAGCGACGGACCTGGTGCCATTGCGTTGTAAACCGGTAACACGGGCGGAGCACCAGCAGGAACCGGAGCAACTGGTTTCTTCAACCGGTTAGTTCTCGGATCCACAACCGGAGCTCCTTCCGGTAAAACAGCAGAAGTCGAACTCAAACTCCTTCTCTTATTAAACTCCTCTTGTACCAACCTAGGAACCAACAACCTCTCAATCCCATGGATCACCCCATCGGGTCTAACCACATCATCGGGTCGGGTCACCTTAGCCAACCCACCCACCACTTTATCTCCGCTTTTTTCTCGAGTCAACGGTAAATGATTCTCACTTTCGTCAACACACAGAGTCTCGTACCTAACTCCAGGTATAACATCCGTATCCAGATCCGACCCGGGCCACTCCTCTGACCCGACCCGACCCGGAATGATATGAAAAAGTAACAAATTCTGTAATGATTTGAGATTGCCGGGTTCAAGTAAGAACCGTTTGAACTCCGGATCTAAATGCCGCTCCAAAGCTTGATTACTCGGTGCAAAAATGGTGATATTATGGAGTGAGACTGTGTCCTCTAGGGTTTGTAATAATAAAGCCTTCTCAACTAACTCAGACAGCTCAGTGTAATGTGAATCTAAAAGAGCAACAAGAACAGAGTTTGAATTGATGTGTGATGAAGAAGAAGTAGTTGTAGTAGAACTGATTTGAGGTGGAATGAGATTGAATATGAAAATTAAAAGTGTGAATGCAGCACCATAGATCTTTGAATCCATGGTGCTAATTGCAAATTGCTAATTGATTGATTGATTTGATAGAAAATTGGTGAATATTATACTACTACAGTGTTGTGGTTGTGTTGAATGTTGAGATTGTCTATTTGATATGAATAAGAATGCGTTTGTTTTAGGTTTTTGGGATGAAGAATGGAGAAGATAGAGAAATAGTGAAGCGGCAGTCGGTGGTGTCGTTTTGCAAGGGGAGGAAAGAAGGGGACAATGGCCCGTGAAGATAGAACATTTGTTTATAAAGGTTGTGTAATGTAATAACAGCTCCtggttaccttttttttttttttttttttttttttttggcaaaagttGGATTATATTGATTTCTTTCACAAATAGTGATAAGTACAAGAAAGGGTTAACTAAAATAAAGTCCAACACCCAAACAAACACATTACAGTAGGCTTATAAGAGCCAAAATAAAGAAAGCATCATTACAACCACTACATAAACATTTAAACATATTCTTGAAACAACAGCATACGAAGGAACAATCAAACGAGGACCCAAGGTTGCGATTTCCAAACATAAAATTGATGACTTCCGGCTTCATTCGCATTCACTAACCATCGAAAGACTTTAAGAATAACACTATCAACAATCACCATCGAAGGATTAGACACTCCATTAAAGACCAATTCGTTTCTTGCAAGCAAAAAAAAAACTAATACGTAGCCGGAACGATCAATCTCCAAGCCTTTTTAACCTTAATCCCATTATTGGCATTGGAAGTAAACTTTAAGATTAAAAAACTCATCTTTCTAACTTGAGATAATTCCACCCGATCTTCCTCTTGAAGAGACTTGAACACCACGAAAAGTAATACATTTCCATATCTTTTTAAGCACACTCGAGGGCACATTTCTACAATTGTTTCTTGAATTGCAATAGATTGGACGTGAAACTTATTAATCAAGTTATACACACCTTTACCTTTATTTTTATTCCCAAGCCCCTAGAGTTTCAAGTAGCGATCTTCATTGTTTACGTTTGTTGGGACGTTCGCTACTATCGAGCATTCCCTCCAAAAAAGTACCAAAAATCTTCTTTTGGAAGTAGCTCCTGGTACCTAATTGTTACTCTTTACATTCGGTATTTATATATCCGGAAGCCGCACAATCTCTATCACTTATCACGTATTTTtctcaatatataaatatatttacattttttacaaAAAAATTTAACGGGCAATATCGaaatcgaatgctctcatttgtcatacacacgcgttaggaggaaactcaATTCACGATGATGTTGAGagtaccatcgaaggttgagaAAAATCCCCCTGAACACTtctcaaatcgcattgatgttgatgTTGTATGAAAATACTACTAGACAGTTATCACACAAATAGGCAACAAGTCATAATCGTATAGTAAAGCTAATAGCAGGTCCAAGTTCGTTCCACATAGAGCGATTTAATTGAGATTTCGAAAACACCAATAATTATCCTAAGTTGATTGAGGGGTTTTGATAAAGTGTTGATTAAACTAATATTCAACTAAAAGAGATTAGCAAATAAGAGAAAAACGTGTTCACTTGATTGATCCACTCTTTACATGGATTATCCCATTTATTTGTCACATAACGATGTTTTAACATAAAGCCTCATTCCAATCTCACAATCTTCATAGAACTTTCAATCAATCAAAGCTCATTAACTCATATAGACTAACTTCAGAAGATTAAAACTATGTTGGGTAAAATCATTGAGATTTGACCTTGAGTTAAACTCACATAAAATTCTTAACCAAAATAATCACTTGAAAAGGTTAACATCACTATGTTTGACTAAAAGCCATCTTAAGAACCAATTAAGTCAAAGATTTAATCACTTGAAACTCAATtcctaattgtctagatcacctaagtgttgaagcatgAATTATATCTCAAATTTACTCACATAAATACATTTACAACTCATGTAATCAAAATAGAGCttaaaacaagcataacaatgGGTCTTTCAATCAAACTCAACAATATCGACCCATTTCAAACATCAATTTCATAAATTAAGCCAAAATTCAAGCATAGTTTCACAAATCAAATGAACACAACtaatctaagctataatcattATATAAACAAGATTGAAATCAAAGAAATATAAAGAATTCAAAATTACAACTAAAATGGAGAAAAGCTACTACTAAAATGGAAAAGAAACACAAAAGTAGAGAATGGATGATGTGAATCTATCactaatgtagtgacccgtcctaatccatctggacgaagtcttcaacagttggtctcattgcgaggttctgacctctatatgccatgaacgactccatgtaatatgagcaaatgcacagcgaaagatttctttcatacctgagaataaacatgctttaaagtgtcaaccaaaaggttgttgagttcataagtttattgtaaacaataaaattcatcattttgatagaccacaagatttccgtttataaatatatgtacactcgcaagtgtataaaaccgttctgcttatgttgaggcctcagtaaccaaccttaacaataatataataagtcatcttcgcaaagatggatatgtacactcgcaagtgtataaataatcctcgaagtacttaacatccgcccactagctcttatgtctagtgcagcctacaagatgggggtgttaagcccgatagatctatctttaggattcacgcttacatgctcttataacatataactaaattacctagcacatcaatccgcagaatatcttttaatcacttgtctctatttcataaagcatttataaaagcagcgcatgtattctcagcccaaaaatatatagtgcataagcaattaaaaaaggagtaaatgaaactcaccatactgtattttgtagtaaaaatacatatgacgacattaaacaactgaacaatgcagggttaacctcggattcacgaacctatatcatttgtatatatattaacacatatcacatttaatcaactaagtttatttatattatataatgtattaatatctttatatatatagaattatattaagatatgttcttatataactactactttatttggtaaaataatatttataataggaagttgtaatatttttattataataataataataataataataataataataataataataataataataataataataataataataataataataataataataataataataataataaaaaatagtaGTAGTTTTTAGTaagaataataagtttaataataatgaa includes these proteins:
- the LOC139852831 gene encoding fasciclin-like arabinogalactan protein 17 — its product is MDSKIYGAAFTLLIFIFNLIPPQISSTTTTSSSSHINSNSVLVALLDSHYTELSELVEKALLLQTLEDTVSLHNITIFAPSNQALERHLDPEFKRFLLEPGNLKSLQNLLLFHIIPGRVGSEEWPGSDLDTDVIPGVRYETLCVDESENHLPLTREKSGDKVVGGLAKVTRPDDVVRPDGVIHGIERLLVPRLVQEEFNKRRSLSSTSAVLPEGAPVVDPRTNRLKKPVAPVPAGAPPVLPVYNAMAPGPSLAPAPAPGPGGAHHHFDGESQVKDFIQTLLHYGGYNELADILVNLTSLATEMGKLVSEGYVLTVLAPNDEAMAKLTTDQLSDPGAPELIMYYHIIPEYQTEESMYNSVRRFGKVQYDTLRLPHKVVAEEADGSVKFGSGEESAYLFDPDIYMDWRISVQGIDGVLFPVEPTVEKPKAGNEDVSATQTKVVAKQNRGKLLEVACSIVGAFGQDSQFSSCY